Genomic window (Lycium barbarum isolate Lr01 chromosome 2, ASM1917538v2, whole genome shotgun sequence):
ACCAATTAATGAATGGTCACCTACCCTATCATACTCTAAGAAGTCTATCACAGAAATATGGGCCCATCATTCACTTACGTCTTGGAGAAATATCAACCGTTATTGTATCTTCTCCTAAAATGGCAAAAGAAATTTTGAAAACTCAAGATCTCAAGTTTGCAAGTAGGCCTGCACTTATGCATGGAGATATTGTTTTCTATAATTACACGGACATAGGAAATTGTCCATACGGCGATTACTGGAGAAATATGCGCAAAGTGTGTATCTTGGAACTTCTTAGCTCGAAGATGGTCAAATCATTTAGCTCAATTCGACAAGCTGAGATGTCAAGTGTTATTTCATTGATTAATACCATGCCTGGTGGCTTGATCAACCTATCAGACAAATTTAATTGGTTTACAAGTTGTGTAACTTGTAGGTCTGTTTGCGGAAAAGTGGTCCATGATCAAGATAAGTTGATAATGCTGGTGAAGGACGTAATGTCACTGTCCACGGGATTTGAATTGGCTGATATGTTCCCTTCGCGAAAGTGGCTTCATAAGTTCAATGGATTGAAGTCCAAATTGATGAAGGCTCACGCAAAGGTGGATGTACTTTTGGAGAATATCATTAATGAACATAAGGAAAATCGAGCAAATGGTAAAAAGGGTAATGATGAGTCTGGAGGTGAAGATTTgattgatgttttactaagagtCATGGAAAGTGGAGAAGTAGGAACCCCAATCACAAATAAGAATATCAAAGCAGTTATTTTTGTAAGTGTAGTTTCATTTGATATTTGCATTCtcttattcttttttctttttgcataCGAAATTTTTGAAGATATGCTTTATGCTAGAGTATAATCTTGAAATATTAGAAATTGGGTTTAGAATTTTGATGGTTTTAATTGCATGCAGGACATGTTCGCCGCAGGAGCTGAAACGTCATCTTCAACAATTATTTGGACAATGGCAGAATTGATAAGAAATCCAAGTGTCATGGCTAAAGCACAACTTGAAGTTAGAGAAGTCTTAAAGGGAAAGAAAACATTTGAGGATACTGATTTGGAAGAGCTGAAGTATCTAAAATTAGTAATTAAAGAATCATTAAGGCTACATAATCCGGCTCCTCTATTACTTC
Coding sequences:
- the LOC132627197 gene encoding premnaspirodiene oxygenase-like produces the protein METQNLSFIFISLMLFISFIFLLFQIWKDSKTTLKKRLPPGPWGLPFIGNLHQLMNGHLPYHTLRSLSQKYGPIIHLRLGEISTVIVSSPKMAKEILKTQDLKFASRPALMHGDIVFYNYTDIGNCPYGDYWRNMRKVCILELLSSKMVKSFSSIRQAEMSSVISLINTMPGGLINLSDKFNWFTSCVTCRSVCGKVVHDQDKLIMLVKDVMSLSTGFELADMFPSRKWLHKFNGLKSKLMKAHAKVDVLLENIINEHKENRANGKKGNDESGGEDLIDVLLRVMESGEVGTPITNKNIKAVIFDMFAAGAETSSSTIIWTMAELIRNPSVMAKAQLEVREVLKGKKTFEDTDLEELKYLKLVIKESLRLHNPAPLLLPRECREETSINGYIIPVKTRVLVNAWAIGRDPKYWHNPESYIPERFENSSIDFRGNHFELLPFGAGRRMCPGMLFGLTNVEHSLAELLYHFDWKLPDGVNSNDLDMTEAEGATASRKADLCLIATPFGHS